The following coding sequences lie in one Zingiber officinale cultivar Zhangliang chromosome 2B, Zo_v1.1, whole genome shotgun sequence genomic window:
- the LOC122045456 gene encoding cation-transporting ATPase HMA5-like, giving the protein MAPSSRDIQLTAGGGRRGISLRDEDGGDFEGVRLLDSYDEEAAAAEPAGTGRGDSEKEVRRIQVRVVGMTCSACTSAVEGAISALPGVVRASVSLLQNKAHVVFDPARVKDEDIRDVIEDVGFEAELLPEFNNSQTRSQKTLTGQFRIGGMTCSACVNSIEGILTKLPGVRRAVVALATSLGEIEYDPSVIKKDEIVSAIEDAGFDASFLQSSEQNKVLLCVDGLASEIEVRDIQGILRNLKGVCQFVVNFSLSEVEIIFDPEAVGLRSIVDSIEKGSNGKLKAHAQSPYTLATSNHVEESSKMLRLFLSSLLLSIPVFFIRIVCPRIGLFSSFLLMHCGPFLLRDLIKWALVSIVQFVIGKRFYVAAYKALRHWSMNMDVLVVLGTSASYFYSVGALLYGTFTGFHPPIYFETSAMIITFVLLGKYLEVVAKGKTSDAIKKLVELAPATAMLLIKDEEGRYITEKEIDALLIQPGDILKVLPGSKIPADGIVVWGTSYADESMVTGESIPIPKEVSSTVVGGTMNLHGVIHIQATRVGSNTVLSQIISLVETAQMSKAPIQKFADYVASIFVPIVISISLLTFLGWFFCGLLGAYPDSWIKESSNCFVFSLMFSISVVVIACPCALGLATPTAVMVATGVGASHGILIKGGDALERAQNISYVIFDKTGTLTQGKAAVTTVKVFAEMELGDFLTLVASAEASSEHPLSKAILDYAYHYHFFDKLPTSDAAKQSRDQILSEWLLEAIDFSALPGRGVQCLINGKRVLVGNRALLAENGVTVPTEAENFLVDLELNAKTGVLVAYDDSFIGALGIADPLKREAMVVVRGLQKMGICPVMVTGDNSRTAHAVAKEVGIEDVRAEVMPAGKADVIRSLQKDGSIVAMVGDGINDSPALAAADVGMAIGAGTDIAIEAADYVLVRNNLEDVITAIDLSRKTFARIRWNYFFAMAYNVIAIPIAAGLLFPLMGLRMPPWLAGACMAFSSVSVVCSSLLLRRYSKPRLTTILQITVE; this is encoded by the exons ATGGCTCCCAGCTCGCGCGACATCCAATTGACGGCGGGCGGCGGCCGCCGGGGCATCTCGTTGAGGGACGAGGACGGCGGCGACTTCGAGGGCGTCCGCCTCCTCGATTCCTACGACGAGGAAGCGGCGGCGGCGGAGCCAGCGGGGACCGGGAGGGGGGATTCGGAGAAGGAAGTGAGGCGGATTCAGGTCAGGGTCGTCGGGATGACGTGCTCGGCCTGCACCAGCGCGGTTGAGGGCGCGATCTCCGCCCTCCCTGGCGTCGTCCGGGCCTCCGTCTCCCTCCTCCAGAACAAGGCCCATGTCGTGTTTGATCCCGCTCGCGTAAAG GATGAAGACATAAGAGATGTGATTGAAGATGTAGGATTTGAAGCCGAACTTCTTCCAGAATTTAATAATAGCCAAACAAGGTCCCAAAAGACCTTGACTGGGCAGTTCAGGATAGGAGGCATGACTTGTTCTGCCTGTGTAAATTCCATTGAAGGTATCTTGACCAAACTTCCTGGGGTGAGAAGAGCTGTTGTTGCTTTGGCAACCTCGTTAGGAGAAATCGAATATGATCCCTCAGTCATTAAAAAGGATGAAATTGTTTCTGCTATTGAGGATGCGGGCTTTGATGCTTCTTTTCTGCAAAGCAGTGAGCAAAATAAAGTTTTGTTGTGCGTTGATGGACTCGCAAGTGAAATAGAAGTACGGGATATACAAGGAATACTAAGGAATCTGAAAGGTGTGTGTCAGTTTGTGGTGAATTTTAGCCTTTCAGAAGTGGAAATCATCTTTGATCCAGAAGCTGTTGGTTTGCGGTCGATTGTTGATTCCATTGAGAAAGGAAGCAATGGTAAGTTAAAGGCACATGCACAAAGCCCTTACACACTAGCTACTTCAAATCATGTAGAAGAATCCTCAAAAATGCTTCGGCTTTTTCTCTCCAGTCTGTTACTCAGT ATTCCTGTCTTCTTCATACGGATTGTTTGTCCTCGTATTGGTTTATTCAGTTCTTTCTTGCTCATGCACTGTGGACCTTTTCTATTGCGAGATTTAATCAAATGGGCGCTAGTGAGTATTGTTCAGTTTGTTATTGGTAAAAGATTTTATGTGGCAGCGTATAAAGCACTAAGACATTGGTCTATGAACATGGATGTTCTGGTTGTACTTGGGACTTCTGCATCTTATTTTTATTCAGTTGGTGCACTGTTGTATGGCACATTTACTGGCTTTCATCCTCCAATATATTTTGAGACAAGTGCTATGATTATTACATTTGTTTTGCTTGGGAAATATTTGGAAGTTGTTGCCAAGGGTAAAACATCAGATGCTATCAAGAAGCTGGTTGAACTTGCCCCTGCAACAGCTATGTTGTTGATCAAAGATGAAG AAGGGAGATATATAACGGAAAAAGAGATAGATGCACTCTTAATTCAACCTGGTGATATCTTAAAAGTTCTTCCAGGTTCAAAAATCCCTGCTGATGGTATAGTAGTTTGGGGTACAAGCTATGCTGATGAAAGTATGGTCACTGGTGAATCCATACCAATCCCCAAAGAAGTTTCTTCTACTGTTGTTGGAGGTACAATGAACTTACACGGTGTCATTCATATTCAAGCCACAAGAGTAGGATCTAACACAGTTTTGAGTCAGATCATTTCTCTGGTGGAGACTGCCCAGATGTCCAAGGCTCCAATCCAGAAATTTGCAGATTAT GTTGCCAGCATCTTTGTTCCCATTGTTATCTCCATCTCCTTGTTGACATTCTTGGGATG GTTTTTCTGTGGATTATTGGGAGCTTATCCTGATTCATGGATCAAGGAAAGTAGCAATTGTTTTGTTTTCTCACTGATGTTCTCAATATCTGTGGTGGTTATTGCTTGCCCTTGTGCCCTTGGTCTAGCAACTCCAACAGCAGTCATGGTAGCTACTGGTGTTGGTGCTTCTCATGGAATCCTAATCAAAGGAGGTGATGCTTTGGAGAGAGCTCAGAACATCAGCTATGTTATCTTCGATAAAACAGGAACTCTCACCCAAGGAAAAGCTGCTGTTACCACTGTAAAAGTTTTTGCAGAAATGGAACTTGGAGACTTTCTCACTTTAGTTGCATCTGCAGAG GCTAGCAGTGAACACCCTCTTTCTAAGGCAATCCTAGATTATgcctatcattatcacttcttcGATAAGCTCCCTACAAGTGATGCCGCAAAGCAGAGTAGAGATCAAATCTTGTCAGAATGGCTTCTGGAAGCCATCGACTTCTCTGCTCTTCCTGGGAGAGGTGTGCAGTGCTTGATCAATGGAAAAAGAGTCCTG GTTGGCAATCGAGCTTTGTTAGCTGAAAATGGGGTCACTGTTCCTACAGAAGCTGAAAATTTCTTGGTTGACTTGGAATTGAATGCTAAAACAGGTGTTCTTGTGGCATATGATGATAGTTTCATTGGAGCCCTTGGGATTGCAGATCCCCTAAAACGAGAAGCAATGGTTGTTGTACGAGGCTTACAGAAGATGGGTATCTGTCCAGTCATGGTGACTGGCGATAATTCAAGGACTGCACATGCAGTTGCAAAGGAG GTTGGAATTGAAGATGTCAGAGCTGAAGTAATGCCAGCGGGAAAAGCAGATGTGATACGCTCGCTTCAAAAAGATGGAAGCATAGTCGCAATGGTTGGTGATGGCATAAACGACTCCCCTGCTCTTGCAGCTGCCGATGTCGGAATGGCCATAGGTGCTGGAACAGACATTGCTATCGAAGCTGCAGACTACGTCTTAGTGAGAAATAACCTTGAGGATGTGATCACTGCCATCGACCTCTCAAGGAAGACCTTTGCTCGGATCCGGTGGAACTACTTCTTCGCAATGGCATACAACGTCATTGCGATTCCTATTGCAGCTGGCCTCCTTTTCCCCCTCATGGGACTTCGAATGCCGCCATGGTTGGCAGGCGCTTGCATGGCTTTCTCGTCTGTAAGTGTCGTCTGCTCGTCTTTGCTTCTTAGAAGGTATAGTAAACCTAGGCTCACCACAATATTGCAAATAACAGTAGAGTGA